CCATTGGCTAGACTTGCTGCAGAGCCTTATGTGCTGCGTGTCATCGTCTCACAGCAGGCCGTTGGGACGTATCAAAGGAGAGTGCCATGGCTGAGATTCAATGGCTGAAAGATGTGGAGGAAGGGCTGCAGGAAGCGAAGCGCTCGGGAAAGCCTGTGCTGCTCGACTTCAGCGCCGCCCCGATGTGAGGAGGGTGCGCTCGGCTGGAAGCCGAGGTCTACCCCGATTCCCGCGTCGTCGATGCAGTTTCCACGCAGTTCGTGCCCATCAAAGTGCACATCAAAGAGCAGAAGCCTGTCTTCGACCGCTTCAACGCACACTGGACTCCTACCCAGCTGGTCCTCGATTCCGACGGCGTGGAGCGCCACCGGATCGAGGGGTTCCTGCCGGCCGAGGACTTCCTCGCGCAGCTCAACCTGGGTGTGGGAAAGCTGCAGTTCCAGAAGGAGGAGTACGCCAAGGCGGAAGAGACGCTGCATACCGTGGCGGAGAGCTTCCCCAAAGCGGGAGCCGGGCCGGAGGCCTGCTACTGGGAGGGGGTGGCCGCCTACAAGAAGAGCAACGACGCCAAGTATCTGGCGATGGCGGCCAAGGCCCTGAAGCGCCGGTATCCCCGCAGCGAGTGGGCACGCAAGGCGACGGTCTGGAGTCATTGAAACTAGAGCAATAAATACGAAGGCCGCCCTCGGAATCCCCCCCGAGGCCGGCCTTTGTGTTGCTTGACGAACCGAGCTATGCGGCGCGGACCTTTCTCTGCAGCTTGCGATAGGCAGCCACCAGCTTTGCGTGCTTGCGCTTCGCGGCCGTCGCCTGCCGGCGCACCTTCTTCATCCGGGTCTGCATCTTCCTGATCGACTTCGTCGTTCCGGTCGTGCGCGTCCCAGTCGTCGTGCGGGTCGTTCGCTTCGTCCTGCCGGTCTTCGTGGTCATTTGCACCTCCGGCCCTCAACTTAGTGCCGCAAGTCACCCAAGTCCAGTATCGCCCGCAGAAAGACGGCGCTCCCGCCCTCGAGACCGTGCCGAGTCACGATTGGACACTGCACGCAGGGGTGAAACCTTCCGTCTCCCACCATTTGTGGAGGATCGCAAGGCGGGGCAAGCTTCCTATATTGTCGCTGCTGGCGCTTCCCGGGCCGGGGCAAAACTCGATACGCGCCACCATCCATGTCACCTACCGCCTGAGCCTCCGGGCAGCGGCGTGGCTTTCCTGCAGGATTCGGGTCGCGAGCGAAGATTGCTTACGGTACCGGGCCGGCCCTTACGGGCGGTTCGTCGCGGTGAGCTTGCGGTATTCGGCCATGTGACGGATGGCGTCTTTGGGCTTTCCGAGCCCTTCGCACAGCAGGGCCAGGTTGTAGTGACAGTCGGCAAACCCGGGGTCGGTGCGCAGCGCCGCTTCGTACGATTCCAGCGCCTCGCGCTTGCGGCCCAGGTCATCCAGCAGGACCCCCAGGTTGTACAGGAGCACCGGGTCGCTCCCGCCGGCGCGCAGCGCCGCGCGGTAGACGCTCTCGGCCTGCTCGAGCCGCCCCATCTCATGGAGCAGGCACCCGAGGTTGATGCGTGCCTCGACGTGGCCCGGGTCGGCCGCTATCGCCTGCTCGTAAGCCTCGCGGGCGCGCTCCCGATCCTGGGACTCGAGGGCGGCGCCGTGCTCGTACCAGTCCTCGGCGCCGGCGGCGGCCGGGACGTCGGGCCGCTCCAGAATGCTCAGCGAGCCGTCGGCGGGATTGCCTTCGAAGGCCAGCAGGTATTGTCCCGACTCGGCCTGCCAGCTGCGCGAGCCCTCCTTCACCACGACGCTGTCGGATAGGGCCGCGATGCTGAGGCCCGAGAGCGGCATCGATTCGGGAAGGTGGCGGCGGAGCTCCCGGACCGAGCGGGTGATCCGCTTGCGCGGCACCTTGGCCGCCGCGAGAGCCTGCGCGGTCCGCAGCACGATCAGGTCCTGGAAGGAGAATCTCCAGGCGTTGCGCGGTCCGCGCGCCGGGGAGACGAACCCCGCCTCGACCAGCGCCCGGATGGCGCTGCGCGGCATGTGGACCAGCTTCTCGACTTCGCGGACGCTGTAGCCGTTCACGGCGTCGCCCTATTTTTTGGCGCTCTTTTTCGTGGCAGCTCCCGCCGCCTCCCGGGCGCGTCTCGGGGGCTTGCGCCCTTCGGCTGCCTCGGCCGGCTCCTGCGCCTTGGTGGGGGCCTTGCGCTCCAGGCTGGCGCGCAGCGCTTCCATCAGATCGATGACCTGGCCGCCGCCCTCGGGGACCTCGGCCATGGTGATCTCCTGCCCCTCCACTTTCTGCT
The Candidatus Polarisedimenticolia bacterium DNA segment above includes these coding regions:
- a CDS encoding tetratricopeptide repeat protein, which produces MNGYSVREVEKLVHMPRSAIRALVEAGFVSPARGPRNAWRFSFQDLIVLRTAQALAAAKVPRKRITRSVRELRRHLPESMPLSGLSIAALSDSVVVKEGSRSWQAESGQYLLAFEGNPADGSLSILERPDVPAAAGAEDWYEHGAALESQDRERAREAYEQAIAADPGHVEARINLGCLLHEMGRLEQAESVYRAALRAGGSDPVLLYNLGVLLDDLGRKREALESYEAALRTDPGFADCHYNLALLCEGLGKPKDAIRHMAEYRKLTATNRP